A stretch of the Dichotomicrobium thermohalophilum genome encodes the following:
- the pdxH gene encoding pyridoxamine 5'-phosphate oxidase has product MSQDGTTEDAELPGDRDPAHKDDPFALFDAWMADAAKSEINDANAMALATVDADGMPNVRMVLLKEATPEGFVFYTNTESTKGQELAAQPKAALCFHWKSLRRQVRVRGPVEPVSAEEADAYFETRAYGSRIGAWASQQSRPLGTRFGLEKAVAKYTAKYPTGNVPRPPYWSGYRLIPVEIEFWRNRRFRLHDRFLFRRGGPDAPWMRERLYP; this is encoded by the coding sequence ATGAGTCAGGACGGCACGACCGAAGACGCGGAATTGCCCGGTGACCGCGATCCGGCGCACAAGGACGACCCCTTCGCGCTGTTCGACGCATGGATGGCCGATGCCGCGAAGAGCGAGATCAACGATGCCAACGCCATGGCGCTCGCCACGGTGGACGCTGACGGGATGCCGAATGTGCGCATGGTGCTGCTGAAGGAGGCCACGCCGGAGGGGTTCGTCTTCTATACCAACACCGAAAGCACCAAGGGCCAGGAACTGGCCGCACAGCCGAAGGCGGCACTGTGCTTTCACTGGAAAAGCCTGCGCCGGCAGGTACGCGTGCGCGGGCCTGTGGAGCCGGTCAGCGCGGAGGAAGCGGATGCCTATTTCGAGACCCGCGCCTATGGCAGCCGCATCGGGGCCTGGGCCTCGCAGCAGTCACGCCCGCTCGGCACCCGCTTCGGCCTGGAGAAAGCGGTGGCGAAATACACGGCCAAATATCCGACCGGCAACGTCCCGCGCCCACCCTACTGGAGCGGCTACCGCCTGATTCCGGTGGAGATCGAATTCTGGCGCAACCGGCGCTTCCGCCTGCATGACCGCTTCTTGTTCCGGCGCGGCGGGCCGGACGCGCCGTGGATGCGCGAGCGGCTTTATCCGTAA
- the fabI gene encoding enoyl-ACP reductase FabI, translated as MADGQQLMAGKRGLVMGVANNRSIAWGITKACADAGAELALTYQGEAMEKRVRPLAEEVGAKLVMPCDVTDSASLDAAFATLREQWGQLDFVVHAIAFSDKSELDGRYVDTSEENFKQTLLVSCYSLTAVAQRAEKLMTDGGSILTLTYYGAEKVMPHYNVMGVAKAALEASVKYLAADLGKEGIRVNAISAGPIKTLAASGIGDFRYILKWNEYNAPLRRTVTIEDVGYSAVYLLSDWGRSVTGEVHHVDCGYHVVGMKAEDAPDISVV; from the coding sequence GTGGCCGACGGACAACAGTTGATGGCGGGCAAACGCGGGCTTGTCATGGGCGTGGCGAACAACCGCTCGATCGCCTGGGGCATCACGAAAGCATGCGCGGATGCCGGGGCGGAACTGGCCCTGACCTATCAGGGCGAGGCAATGGAAAAACGTGTGCGCCCGCTGGCCGAAGAGGTCGGCGCCAAGCTCGTCATGCCCTGCGATGTGACGGACAGCGCCTCGCTCGACGCGGCCTTCGCCACGTTGCGCGAGCAATGGGGCCAGCTCGATTTCGTTGTCCACGCCATCGCATTCTCCGACAAGTCGGAACTGGACGGCCGATACGTCGACACCTCGGAAGAAAATTTTAAACAGACCCTGCTTGTCTCCTGCTATTCGCTTACCGCAGTGGCCCAGCGCGCGGAAAAGCTGATGACGGATGGAGGGTCGATCCTCACGCTGACCTATTACGGCGCCGAGAAGGTCATGCCGCATTACAACGTGATGGGGGTTGCCAAGGCGGCGCTGGAGGCGAGCGTAAAGTATCTCGCGGCCGATCTCGGCAAGGAGGGCATTCGGGTCAACGCGATTTCGGCCGGGCCGATCAAGACGCTGGCGGCGTCAGGCATAGGCGACTTCCGTTACATCCTCAAATGGAACGAATACAACGCGCCGTTGCGCCGGACCGTAACGATCGAGGATGTCGGGTATTCGGCCGTCTATCTTTTGTCGGATTGGGGACGCAGTGTGACGGGCGAAGTCCATCATGTCGATTGTGGGTACCACGTGGTGGGGATGAAGGCGGAGGACGCGCCGGACATCTCCGTTGTGTAA
- a CDS encoding histidine phosphatase family protein: MRLDGVTIYFVRHGQTDWNAEARFQGHLDIPLNDTGRAQAARNGAVLARVIGDPADFDFVSSPLSRASETMQIVRRALAVEPTAYRTDRRLREINGGDNQGKLPTEVVAAIERYAGRAPADRWGFQHPGGESYAMLYQRVCDWLESVKRDTVVTAHGGVMRCLRRYVEGLDPEATLQMAVPQDKVLVIRAGALDWI, encoded by the coding sequence ATGCGCTTGGACGGCGTTACCATCTACTTTGTGCGCCACGGCCAGACCGACTGGAACGCTGAGGCCCGATTCCAGGGGCATCTGGACATCCCGCTCAATGACACCGGACGGGCGCAGGCCGCACGCAATGGCGCAGTCCTGGCCCGGGTGATCGGCGATCCGGCGGACTTCGATTTCGTCTCCAGCCCGCTCAGCCGCGCATCCGAAACAATGCAGATCGTGCGCCGCGCGCTGGCAGTCGAGCCTACAGCCTATCGAACCGACCGGCGTCTGCGTGAGATCAACGGCGGCGATAACCAGGGGAAGCTGCCGACAGAGGTCGTAGCGGCGATAGAGCGGTATGCGGGACGCGCGCCGGCCGATCGCTGGGGGTTCCAGCACCCTGGCGGCGAAAGCTACGCGATGCTCTATCAGCGCGTGTGTGACTGGCTCGAAAGCGTGAAACGCGATACAGTCGTCACGGCGCATGGGGGCGTGATGCGCTGCCTGCGGCGATACGTCGAAGGGCTGGACCCCGAGGCGACGTTGCAGATGGCGGTGCCGCAGGACAAGGTGCTGGTTATTCGCGCCGGCGCGCTCGACTGGATTTGA
- the aroC gene encoding chorismate synthase, whose protein sequence is MSHNTFGHLFRLTTWGESHGPAIGCVIDGCPPGIPLTEEDIQPWLDRRRPGQSRYTTQRQEADQVRIMSGVFAGDDGVRLTTGTPIALQIENVDQRSKDYGEIKDKFRPGHADYTYLAKYGIRDYRGGGRSSARETAMRVAAGAVARKVLAGMTIRGALVQLGPHEIDRGNWDWDEVDRNPFFAPDAEAAARWADYLDGVRKAGSSAGAVIEIVAEGVPPGLGAPLYGKLDQDIAAAFMSINAVKGVEIGAGFAAAALSGEENADEMRMRPDGTPEFLSNKAGGVLGGLSTGQPIVARFAVKPTSSILKPRQTVDATGQETEIVTKGRHDPCVGIRAVPVGEAMMALVLADHLLRHRAQCGGT, encoded by the coding sequence ATGTCTCACAACACCTTTGGGCATCTGTTCCGCCTGACCACCTGGGGCGAGAGCCACGGCCCGGCCATCGGCTGCGTCATCGACGGGTGCCCACCCGGTATCCCGCTGACCGAAGAGGACATTCAGCCTTGGCTGGATCGGCGCCGCCCCGGCCAGTCACGCTACACGACACAGCGGCAGGAAGCCGATCAGGTCAGGATCATGTCGGGCGTGTTCGCAGGTGATGACGGCGTCCGGCTCACGACCGGCACGCCGATTGCGCTTCAGATCGAGAATGTCGACCAGCGGTCGAAAGACTACGGCGAGATCAAGGACAAGTTCCGGCCCGGCCACGCCGACTACACCTATCTCGCCAAGTACGGGATCCGTGACTATCGCGGCGGGGGACGCTCCTCGGCGCGGGAGACGGCGATGCGCGTCGCAGCCGGTGCGGTGGCACGCAAGGTGCTCGCTGGCATGACCATCCGCGGCGCGCTGGTGCAGCTCGGACCTCACGAAATCGATCGCGGGAACTGGGACTGGGACGAAGTCGACCGCAACCCGTTCTTCGCCCCTGACGCTGAGGCCGCAGCGCGCTGGGCCGATTATCTGGACGGCGTGCGCAAGGCCGGCTCCTCGGCCGGCGCGGTGATCGAGATCGTTGCCGAAGGCGTGCCGCCGGGCCTGGGCGCGCCGCTTTACGGCAAGCTCGACCAGGACATTGCTGCCGCTTTCATGAGCATCAATGCGGTCAAGGGAGTCGAAATCGGGGCAGGCTTCGCGGCTGCGGCGCTGTCGGGCGAGGAGAACGCCGATGAAATGCGCATGCGCCCGGACGGGACGCCCGAGTTTCTGTCGAACAAGGCTGGCGGGGTCCTGGGCGGGCTGTCCACGGGCCAGCCAATCGTGGCGCGGTTCGCCGTGAAGCCGACCTCCTCGATCCTCAAGCCGCGGCAGACGGTCGATGCCACCGGGCAGGAGACGGAGATCGTCACCAAGGGGCGGCACGATCCTTGCGTGGGTATTCGGGCGGTGCCGGTCGGCGAGGCGATGATGGCGCTGGTGCTGGCCGATCACCTGCTGCGTCA